ACTGAATCCTGATTTGGATGATATTCTATTGAGCTATCAAAAGGTGGGCAGTAAATTTCTTATCGCCGTCTTTGAAGCCCGGGTGATTGCGACGGCAGCTGTAGTGAAAGAGGACAACGGTACGGCAAGGCTCGTGCGTATGTCTGTCGTGAAGGAATTCAGGCGGTCCGGGATAGGAAGAAGGATGCTGCGCTCTATGGAAAGGTATGCGTTTCAAACCGGGTACAGGAAGCTGGTGCTGGAAACCCATCGGGAATGGGAACAGGCTATCCGGTTTTATATCGATAATGGCTATGAAATGTACGTGGATGATGGACAGAGGGCTCACATGTGGAAGGATGTAATCACCAATTCCTGTTCGCCGGAGGACTTCTCCTGACCATTGTAGAAATATGTAAGGAGAGATGTCGGAAAGCGGAGGGATACGGATGAGTTTTTGGACATGGTTTGCCATTTGCCTTGCATTGTTCAGTGGTATTTTTGCGGCGAATTCCAAGAAGAAAGATCAGTGAGGGGCGGGCTGTTCATTTTTTGTAAGTATTGGTTTAAATAGAGGATGCTCCCTTTCCTTAATTTATTCGTTGAACAGCACTTTTCTCTTCGTCTTTCCAGGAATACAGCACCTGTTCTCCATTCTTTTTATTGACAGCTACATCATAGTTGAACGGGGGAATGCCGGCTTTCGCTTTTATGACAGTAATTTCATCAATTGCTTCTTTCGCAAGGCCACTGTCTTCGTTTGTAATTTCCCACATAACAGCAGCTAAGAGTTCTTCTCTATCATGTAGCTCCTGTTGGGAATAGTTTTGTAACATCTGATACATGGAGAAAATAGATAGACAAACAAGGGCGGCCGCTAGTATGAAAATGGTCCATTTACTTTTTTTTCCTTTTAACATAGTAGTCTCCTTAATGGTTTTTTTGGTTATCACAAAATATGGGAAGGTCATTTCGTGAATGGTATGTAAAATTATGTATTACATTCTATCATGAAAATTATTCTTTATAAATCTCTCATTGGAAAATGAGGATTGAAATGAGGTGAGGAAATGTTCGGATTTTACAACTCTTTATCTGCAGAAGTGTATGACCTGGATAAACCGATCGGCCATTCCTTCGGGGATATCGAATTTTATTTGGACCATCTGGGCGGGGTGAACGGCAGACTATTGGAGCCTGCCGTCGGCACCGGCCGGCTGTTGATTCCGCTGCTTGAAAATGGATATGACGTGGACGGGTTCGATTTGTCTCCGGACATGCTCGCTGTCTGCCGTAACAACTGCCGGCAGAGCGGGGTTGCTCCAAAGCTTTTCGAAGCGAATATGACCGACTTCGACCTGGGTGAGGAATACGGAGCGATCGTAGTACCGACCGGGACGTTCCTTTTGATTCATGAACGGGAGAAGTCGATCGCGGCCCTCCGGCAGTTTCATCATCATTTGAAAACAGGAGGAAAACTGCTCCTCGATGTCTTTCTGGAGACGGATATCCAACTCGGGAAGGTGTCTGTGAAGCAGTGGGACTGCCCGAACGGGGATACGATTACGCTGGAAGCGAAGCAGGTGGAAGTGGATTACATCCATCAGTATGTCGTTTCGCATCATCGGTATGAGCGGTGGAGAAATGGG
This sequence is a window from Bacillus sp. SB49. Protein-coding genes within it:
- a CDS encoding GNAT family N-acetyltransferase produces the protein MIDTENVKIMEIESRYEREAKRVILAGMEEYFGFIDHSLNPDLDDILLSYQKVGSKFLIAVFEARVIATAAVVKEDNGTARLVRMSVVKEFRRSGIGRRMLRSMERYAFQTGYRKLVLETHREWEQAIRFYIDNGYEMYVDDGQRAHMWKDVITNSCSPEDFS
- a CDS encoding class I SAM-dependent methyltransferase — translated: MFGFYNSLSAEVYDLDKPIGHSFGDIEFYLDHLGGVNGRLLEPAVGTGRLLIPLLENGYDVDGFDLSPDMLAVCRNNCRQSGVAPKLFEANMTDFDLGEEYGAIVVPTGTFLLIHEREKSIAALRQFHHHLKTGGKLLLDVFLETDIQLGKVSVKQWDCPNGDTITLEAKQVEVDYIHQYVVSHHRYERWRNGKLMESEQERFPTRWYGVEEFSLVLQACGFEVKEISADYKRGVYPSKSDQVITFEAVKK